A genomic window from Salvia hispanica cultivar TCC Black 2014 chromosome 5, UniMelb_Shisp_WGS_1.0, whole genome shotgun sequence includes:
- the LOC125186174 gene encoding transcription factor DICHOTOMA-like, producing the protein MFNRNNAFNFPHSSHPRNEFHDMLLAAVANQELCAESSAAAAAAAKASKKDRHSKIDTAQGPRDRRVRLSIGVARKFFDLQENLGFDKPSKTLDWLLTKSETAIQDLEVMKERDAAAAGAGSSECEVDSGENGADLKHNSVKAAAKESRAKARARARERTREKMCIKKLNETRNGINTASDFNPIQFMNNQLDFRKIASSSSNINLGFHCHPTAYEVAAANSQDLIQESIVIKRKVKNPMIFQQNLIISSSNYGVPAPYNVAAAENWDSICAILDQHKFISSNSNN; encoded by the exons atgttcaataGAAACAATGCATTCAATTTCCCTCATTCCTCCCATCCTCGCAACGAGTTCCACGACATGCTCTTGGCAGCCGTTGCGAACCAAGAGCTATGTGCGGAAAGCTCGGCCGCGGCTGCTGCCGCGGCCAAGGCCTCGAAGAAGGACCGCCACAGTAAAATCGACACGGCGCAGGGGCCACGGGATCGGAGGGTTAGGCTGTCGATTGGAGTGGCTAGAAAGTTCTTCGACCTTCAAGAAAATCTAGGTTTCGACAAGCCGAGCAAAACTCTTGATTGGCTGCTTACAAAGTCGGAGACGGCTATCCAAGATCTCGAGGTGATGAAGGAGAGAGACGCCGCTGCGGCTGGTGCTGGCTCCTCCGAGTGTGAGGTCGATTCTGGAGAGAACGGGGCTGATTTGAAGCATAACTCTGTGAAGGCAGCAGCGAAGGAGTCGAGGGCGAAGGCGAGGGCGAGAGCGAGGGAGAGGACGAGGGAGAAGATGTGTATCAAGAAGCTCAACGAGACTAGAAACGGTATCAACACAGCCTCTGATTTTAATCCCATCCAGTTCATGAACAATCAGCTCGATTTTCGCAAGATCGCTTCGAGCAGCAGCAACATCAATCTCGGGTTCCATTGCCACCCAACAGCCTATGAAGTTGCTGCTGCAAACAGTCAAGACCTAATTCAAGAATCCATCGTGATCAAGAGGAAAGTCAAGAATCCTATGATATTTCAGCAGAATCTGATCATCTCCAGCTCCAACTATGGCGTCCCGGCGCCTTACAACGTGGCCGCGGCTGAGAATTGGGACAGCATTTGTGCCATTTTGGATCAGCACAAGTTCATCAGCAG CAATTCAAACAACTAG